In one Bosea sp. RAC05 genomic region, the following are encoded:
- a CDS encoding F0F1 ATP synthase subunit B family protein, whose amino-acid sequence MDTVWVGVAFVIFFAILAYFGVPKAIVAALDARGEKVAQELAEARRLRLEAEKLLAEYEAKRKAAETEAASIVAAANEEAKRLAAEAETKLNDFVARRTKSAEEKIALAESQAEAEVRAAAAEAATKAAELIIRSQVGGKAGDALFAAGLNEVKAKLN is encoded by the coding sequence ATGGATACCGTCTGGGTCGGCGTCGCCTTCGTCATCTTCTTTGCCATCCTGGCCTATTTCGGCGTGCCGAAGGCGATCGTCGCGGCGCTCGACGCGCGCGGCGAGAAGGTCGCCCAGGAACTCGCCGAGGCGCGCCGCCTGCGCCTCGAGGCCGAGAAGCTGCTCGCTGAGTACGAGGCCAAGCGCAAAGCCGCGGAGACCGAGGCCGCCAGCATCGTCGCCGCCGCGAACGAGGAGGCCAAGCGCCTCGCCGCCGAGGCCGAGACCAAGCTGAACGACTTCGTCGCCCGTCGCACCAAGTCGGCCGAGGAGAAGATCGCGCTGGCCGAAAGCCAGGCCGAAGCCGAGGTTCGCGCCGCGGCCGCCGAAGCGGCGACCAAGGCGGCCGAGCTGATCATCCGCTCCCAGGTGGGTGGCAAGGCCGGCGACGCGCTGTTCGCCGCCGGTCTGAACGAGGTCAAGGCCAAGCTCAACTGA
- a CDS encoding F0F1 ATP synthase subunit B family protein gives MTATLVAGAAQAAAPSLSGEKAAFPPFDVATFSGQLFWLAITFGALYWLMSTIALPRVGAILEERAGTIARDLDNAAKMQAKAEETALAYEAALTEARKNAQGIAQASRDAGAKASDERRHAVEAELATKLATAEATIAATKTSAMSNVRGLGSEVAIAIVEKLTGQAPSATEASEAVDQVLARG, from the coding sequence TTGACGGCCACGCTCGTGGCCGGGGCCGCCCAGGCCGCGGCGCCGTCCCTGAGCGGCGAGAAGGCCGCCTTCCCTCCCTTCGACGTCGCGACCTTCTCGGGTCAGCTGTTCTGGCTCGCCATCACCTTCGGCGCGCTCTACTGGCTGATGTCGACGATCGCCCTGCCGCGGGTCGGCGCGATCCTCGAGGAGCGTGCGGGCACCATCGCGCGCGATCTCGACAATGCCGCCAAGATGCAGGCCAAGGCCGAGGAGACAGCACTCGCCTATGAGGCGGCGCTGACCGAGGCCCGCAAGAACGCCCAGGGCATCGCCCAGGCTTCGCGCGACGCCGGCGCCAAGGCCTCCGATGAGCGCCGTCACGCCGTCGAGGCCGAGTTGGCGACCAAGCTCGCCACGGCCGAGGCCACCATCGCCGCCACCAAGACCAGCGCCATGAGCAATGTGCGCGGGCTCGGCAGCGAGGTCGCGATCGCGATCGTCGAGAAGCTGACCGGCCAGGCCCCGAGCGCCACCGAGGCGTCCGAGGCGGTCGATCAGGTTCTGGCACGCGGCTGA
- a CDS encoding F0F1 ATP synthase subunit C, which yields MDPVAAKYIGAGLASLGMGLAAIGVGTIFGNFLSGALRNPSAADGQFPRAFIGAALAEGLGIFAFVVALVLLFVV from the coding sequence ATGGATCCCGTTGCAGCCAAGTACATCGGCGCTGGCCTCGCCTCGCTCGGCATGGGCCTCGCCGCCATCGGCGTCGGCACCATCTTCGGCAACTTCCTCTCGGGCGCGCTGCGCAACCCCTCGGCGGCCGACGGCCAGTTCCCGCGCGCCTTCATCGGCGCGGCGCTCGCCGAAGGTCTGGGCATCTTCGCCTTCGTCGTGGCGCTCGTCCTGCTCTTCGTGGTCTGA